A segment of the Phycisphaerae bacterium genome:
AAGTTCAGCCCTTACCGCTTCAACGGGGACTGTATAGTCAACATAAATATATACGGTTCCCAGCAAATCGGCTGTGACTCGGGTCCAATTTTGGAAGGGTTTTTCGATGAAGTAATTTATCGGCACGATTAAACGCCTCATATCCCAGATTTTCACAACAACATAGGTTAAGGTTATTTCTTCAATTCGCCCCCACTCATTTTCCACGATAACCACGTCGTCAATGCGTATCGGCTGAGTAAAAGCTATCTGAAGACCGGCTATGAAAGTTCCAATCGTTCGCTGAGCGGCAATACCGATGACTATGCCGATAATTCCGGCCGATGCCAGGATAGTTGTTCCAAGTTGCCGAACTTTCTCGAAGGTCATCAACATGGTGCCCAAAGCCAGAATACACACTATGATAATCACTATTCGCTTCAAGACAGTTAGCTGAGTGTTGATTTTCCTTGCCCGAAGATTGTCTTTTACGCTGATATTGAAACGACTTAAGACGTATTCATTCAGGATGTACACTGTCTTTATGGATAACAATGAAACCAGGCCTATGAAAAAGAAACTAAGAATTTGTTTTGCATTGGAAAGATATTTTTCAGGCAACCCGGCAGGCAGAGCCAAACGTATAATGAACAATATCACAAGCCACTGCAGGGGTCGGTAGCAATGCTTGATACACAGGTCATCAATAACACTTTTAGTGTGTTTTACAAGAGCCAGCAGGATTCTGTAAATAAGGAAATGACCTATTATGCCCGCCAGCACAAGTATCCCTAAGAACCAAAGTGCCCAATCGTTTATTTGCAGTTCATTCATCGCCAAGTATTCACCTTAATTGCTATTCACCGATTAAAGAATTCAACATATACAGGTAGTCGGAAAGCAAACGAGTTATTAGAAATTTTTCCCTGACAGTTTCTCTTCCCTGACGTCCTAAATTTTCCTTTTCTTTAGGATTTTTCAGCAGATGTACGATCCTGTCTGCAAATCCTTTTGTATCTTTTGGTTCGAGCAAAAAACCGTTTTTGCCATTCTCTATCTGCATAGGTATGCCGCCCACGTTGGATGCTACAACAGGTGTTTTTTTCCAGAGTGCTTCAGTCACAGCAAGGCAAAATCCTTCCCGAGTAGACTTTTGAATCATGACATTAGAGTAATTTTGGATTGCATTTACTAAAGTTTCATTATTCCCAACAACAAATAAAATATCATCTTTTTTGGGAGACTTATTGGCTTTACGCCGAACTTTGTTGTACATACCCAGGCCTTCCGGGTCATCGCTGGCTACATTGTAGCAGAAAAGCAATCTGCAATCGACTTTTTCCTTAACCAGGTTGAATACATCTATCACGCCCTCCGGGTCCTTCCATGGATCAAGTCTGGAGACCTGGGTAATTATCGGTTTGTCCGTAGGTATGCCGGCTGCGGTTATATGCTCGAGAATAGTTTTCTCCGTGATATCCCTGTTTTTCTGGCTGAGGGGATTAATAGCAGGAAACATAAGTCTCTGGTCTATGGGCAGGTCTTTTTTTAAATATTTTTCGCTTGAGAAAACAACCTGGTCGTATTTGAGCAAAAAACCCTTCAGGAAATCCCATAACTGCTCGTGTGGGCTAGTCAGGTCTATATGGCATCGCCATATCCAGGGTTGTCTTTTTCTATAGGACCTTATGAGCGAAAGGGGCTGAGGGTCGTGGATGATTACACAATCATGGTCAAGGTGTGTGAACTTTGAGAAATTCTCGTTTACCCGGAGATATATTTGTTTCTTTTTTTCGGAAAGATTCAGCGGCGCACCCTGAAGTGCGTTGTGAAAGCTTTTTGTAATCTCAAAAAACTCCTGGCTGCCGTGTAAAATTCGCC
Coding sequences within it:
- a CDS encoding mechanosensitive ion channel; its protein translation is MNELQINDWALWFLGILVLAGIIGHFLIYRILLALVKHTKSVIDDLCIKHCYRPLQWLVILFIIRLALPAGLPEKYLSNAKQILSFFFIGLVSLLSIKTVYILNEYVLSRFNISVKDNLRARKINTQLTVLKRIVIIIVCILALGTMLMTFEKVRQLGTTILASAGIIGIVIGIAAQRTIGTFIAGLQIAFTQPIRIDDVVIVENEWGRIEEITLTYVVVKIWDMRRLIVPINYFIEKPFQNWTRVTADLLGTVYIYVDYTVPVEAVRAELQKILKDSQLWDGKVCVLQATNTSEHTLELRALMSAPDASTAWSLRCHVREKIVEFIQKNYPESLPKLRASLQQPPQNM
- a CDS encoding glycosyltransferase, whose product is MLRLEDFRHLVPDETLAEIYARAKRLYGKNIVHLNATYQGGGVAEILYSLVLLMNDVGINAGWRILHGSQEFFEITKSFHNALQGAPLNLSEKKKQIYLRVNENFSKFTHLDHDCVIIHDPQPLSLIRSYRKRQPWIWRCHIDLTSPHEQLWDFLKGFLLKYDQVVFSSEKYLKKDLPIDQRLMFPAINPLSQKNRDITEKTILEHITAAGIPTDKPIITQVSRLDPWKDPEGVIDVFNLVKEKVDCRLLFCYNVASDDPEGLGMYNKVRRKANKSPKKDDILFVVGNNETLVNAIQNYSNVMIQKSTREGFCLAVTEALWKKTPVVASNVGGIPMQIENGKNGFLLEPKDTKGFADRIVHLLKNPKEKENLGRQGRETVREKFLITRLLSDYLYMLNSLIGE